A window from Lagopus muta isolate bLagMut1 chromosome 5, bLagMut1 primary, whole genome shotgun sequence encodes these proteins:
- the TMEM53 gene encoding transmembrane protein 53 yields the protein MRGGQRAAMGVRGLKAAVELAPGAARESSTEKGHADGQPVVILLGWAGCQDRHLAKYSALYSQKGCTVIRYTAPWRTIFFAESFGFKSLHTPAKRLLELLFDYSIENRPVLFHVFSNGGAMLYRYIVEALHTQQPFKNLKVAGAVFDSAPGRRNLRGALRALATVLTSTNVLLRYLLMLTFATAVVLLQILLYPLTRFIHESHYDALLKAPSRWPELYLYSQADAIISASDVQHMADARQRLGVPVKAVDFTDSAHVSHLRVYPTYYSTLCTTFLSDCVRALPP from the exons ATGCGAGGCGGGCAGCGGGCAGCGATGGGGGTTCGCGGGCTGAAGGCAGCGGTGGAGCTGGCGCCGGGGGCGGCCCGCG agaGCAGCACGGAGAAAGGGCACGCAGATGGGCAGCCCGTGGTGATCCTTCTGGGCTGGGCAGGCTGCCAGGACAGGCATTTGGCCAAGTACAGCGCATTGTACAGTCAGAAG GGGTGCACTGTCATCCGCTACACAGCTCCGTGGAGGACGATATTCTTCGCTGAGAGCTTTGGCTTCAAATCCCTCCACACACCAGCCAAGAGActcctggagctgctctttGACTACAGCATTGAGAACAGGCCGGTGCTTTTCCACGTCTTTAGCAACGGTGGTGCCATGCTCTACCGTTACATCGTTGAGGCGCTTCACACTCAGCAGCCCTTTAAGAACCTCAAAGTGGCAGGCGCTGTTTTTGATAGTGCCCCTGGCAGAAGGAATTTGAGAGGAGCCCTTCGTGCCTTGgccactgtgctgacatccacgAACGTGCTGCTCAGGTATCTCCTTATGCTCACTTTTGCTACTGCAGTTGTCCTGCTGCAGATCCTGCTGTACCCACTGACTCGCTTCATCCACGAGAGCCACTACGACGCCCTGCTGAAGGCGCCCTCCCGGTGGCCGGAGCTTTACCTCTACTCCCAGGCGGATGCCATCATCAGTGCCAGTGATGTTCAGCACATGGCTGACGCGCGGCAGCGGCTTGGTGTCCCCGTGAAGGCTGTGGACTTCACAGATTCGGCTCACGTCAGCCATCTGCGGGTGTATCCCACCTACTACAGCACCCTCTGTACGACTTTCCTGTCTGACTGCGTCAGGGCCTTGCCTCCTTAG